Proteins from a single region of Blastocatellia bacterium:
- a CDS encoding IS630 family transposase (programmed frameshift), giving the protein MPKKYIVTLTDEERAELEKMIRSGKAPARKLIRARILLKADSADGRQGWSDAAICQALDVSSPTVWRTRKRFVMESFEAALNSQRPGRHDKRKLDGQQEAHLIAIACSQPPEGRQRWTLRLLRNRMIELKIVDRLSHETVREVLKKNELKPWLVKQWCMPPQQNAEFVCRMEDVLEVYTRPYEAKHPMVTMDEKPVPLIGETRRRMKIRPGQTERFDFEYKRNGVANLLMVFEPLAARRHVSVRERKTNRDWAECIRELVEVHYPEAERITLVMDNVSTHKLASLYEVFEPEQARRIARKLEIHYTPKHGSWLNMAEIELSVMSRQCLKRRIADQETLAKEVKAWEKARNDSKAAVDWRFTTNDARIKLKRLYPSIHG; this is encoded by the exons ATGCCGAAGAAGTATATCGTAACTCTAACCGACGAGGAACGCGCTGAGCTTGAGAAAATGATTCGTTCAGGTAAAGCTCCAGCTCGCAAGCTCATTCGAGCTCGCATCTTGCTGAAGGCGGACTCGGCTGACGGCCGCCAGGGCTGGAGCGATGCGGCGATTTGCCAAGCCTTGGATGTCAGTTCGCCCACGGTCTGGCGAACGCGCAAGCGTTTTGTGATGGAGAGCTTTGAAGCGGCTTTGAACTCTCAGCGACCCGGCCGACACGACAAGCGAAAACTCGATGGTCAACAAGAGGCGCATCTCATTGCGATCGCTTGCAGCCAGCCTCCCGAGGGGAGACAGCGCTGGACCTTGCGGCTGCTGCGCAATCGGATGATTGAACTCAAGATCGTTGACCGCCTCTCACATGAGACGGTGCGCGAGGTGCTTA AAAAAAACGAACTCAAGCCTTGGCTCGTCAAACAGTGGTGCATGCCGCCACAGCAGAATGCCGAGTTTGTTTGTCGGATGGAAGATGTACTTGAGGTGTATACTCGGCCTTATGAGGCAAAGCACCCCATGGTGACGATGGATGAAAAGCCGGTGCCGTTGATCGGTGAGACCCGTCGTCGAATGAAAATCAGGCCGGGACAGACCGAGCGTTTCGACTTTGAGTACAAGCGCAATGGGGTGGCCAATCTATTGATGGTGTTTGAGCCGCTCGCCGCTCGCCGTCACGTCAGCGTACGCGAGCGCAAAACGAATCGAGATTGGGCTGAGTGCATCCGGGAGTTAGTGGAGGTGCATTACCCAGAGGCCGAGCGCATCACCTTAGTGATGGATAACGTGAGTACGCACAAGCTGGCCTCATTGTATGAAGTGTTTGAGCCGGAACAAGCGCGACGGATCGCGAGGAAGTTGGAGATTCACTACACGCCGAAGCATGGCTCGTGGTTGAATATGGCCGAGATTGAGTTGAGCGTAATGAGCCGGCAATGTTTGAAGAGACGGATCGCTGATCAAGAGACATTGGCGAAGGAAGTAAAGGCTTGGGAGAAGGCGCGCAATGACAGCAAGGCAGCCGTGGATTGGCGTTTTACGACCAATGATGCACGGATTAAGTTGAAGCGGCTTTACCCATCAATCCATGGCTGA